The proteins below come from a single Staphylococcus sp. MI 10-1553 genomic window:
- a CDS encoding DeoR/GlpR family DNA-binding transcription regulator yields MLTEKRHQLILTALEQHQFLSLQHLMEYTGSSASTIRRDLSKLQDDGKLTRVHGGAKLISEQKEPELHEKRTQHIEEKVEIAKRAAQLVNDGDCLYLDAGSTTLEMIPFLTAKDITVITNGLPHVEELLKKGIATKIIGGDVKANTLAVVGSRAVSFLQHYRFNKVFLGVNGIDCEAGLTTPDEREAIVKETAMKHAQQVYILADASKFNQQYLAAIHATEQPILITSEKARHMRHFDIYDNHFEILGGK; encoded by the coding sequence TTGTTAACGGAAAAAAGGCATCAACTTATACTAACTGCATTGGAACAACATCAATTTCTATCATTGCAACATTTAATGGAATATACGGGCTCAAGTGCCTCCACAATTCGACGTGACTTATCGAAACTCCAAGACGATGGCAAGTTGACGCGTGTGCACGGGGGCGCAAAGTTAATTAGCGAACAAAAGGAACCTGAACTTCATGAGAAACGTACACAGCATATTGAAGAAAAGGTGGAAATTGCGAAAAGAGCGGCACAACTTGTGAATGATGGTGATTGCTTGTATTTGGATGCCGGTTCTACAACTTTAGAAATGATTCCTTTTTTAACGGCGAAAGACATTACGGTAATCACGAATGGGTTACCACACGTTGAAGAGTTATTGAAAAAAGGGATTGCGACTAAAATTATCGGTGGCGATGTGAAGGCAAACACTTTGGCAGTAGTCGGTAGTCGTGCAGTCTCGTTCTTGCAACATTATCGCTTTAATAAAGTATTTCTAGGTGTGAATGGTATCGACTGTGAAGCAGGGCTCACGACACCGGATGAACGTGAGGCAATCGTGAAAGAGACTGCGATGAAACACGCGCAACAAGTGTATATACTAGCGGATGCATCTAAGTTCAATCAACAATATTTAGCGGCGATTCACGCGACAGAGCAACCGATTTTAATTACTTCAGAAAAAGCACGGCATATGCGTCATTTTGATATTTATGACAATCATTTTGAAATATTGGGAGGCAAATGA
- a CDS encoding DUF6007 family protein, translating into MNNPKRGVTDLKKDNLDEALTGIGVLDLIFVVPFFVLFSYLPLEHWWQWIINMIIVVLCAM; encoded by the coding sequence ATGAACAATCCAAAAAGGGGCGTGACAGATTTGAAAAAGGATAACCTCGATGAAGCACTGACAGGTATTGGCGTTTTAGATTTGATTTTTGTCGTTCCTTTCTTTGTACTCTTTTCTTATCTCCCGTTAGAACATTGGTGGCAATGGATTATCAACATGATCATTGTCGTACTATGTGCAATGTGA
- a CDS encoding VraH family peptide resistance protein: MMKVRDYFERVKENLLDMKIGSKSFVIMIVSMVLLSMIFTPFIGIPAGAVIGSYAYERC, encoded by the coding sequence ATGATGAAAGTTAGAGATTATTTTGAACGTGTTAAAGAGAATTTGTTAGATATGAAGATAGGTTCTAAAAGTTTTGTGATTATGATTGTGTCAATGGTGTTGTTAAGTATGATTTTTACACCATTTATCGGCATTCCAGCTGGTGCAGTCATTGGTTCTTATGCATACGAACGATGCTAA